In one Trichlorobacter lovleyi SZ genomic region, the following are encoded:
- a CDS encoding 3'-5' exonuclease encodes MNRVIVVDTETTGLSVRNQGRVIEIGAVAVENGQITAELATLINSGTPISYGAYRVHGISEQMLAGRPTPQEVWPWFLEFAGNSPLVAHNAAFDRAFINHELHLLGMSLANPWHCTVRLSRRKLPRLMNHKLETVYKHLFGELPEEVQRHRALDDARMAARVWVELLK; translated from the coding sequence ATGAACAGAGTAATTGTTGTAGATACCGAAACCACCGGGCTTTCGGTCAGAAACCAGGGACGGGTGATTGAGATCGGCGCGGTTGCCGTAGAAAACGGCCAGATCACGGCTGAACTGGCAACCCTGATCAACAGCGGCACCCCCATCAGTTACGGTGCTTATCGGGTACACGGCATCTCTGAACAGATGCTGGCAGGCAGGCCAACCCCGCAAGAGGTCTGGCCATGGTTTCTGGAATTTGCGGGTAACAGCCCGCTGGTGGCCCACAACGCCGCCTTTGACCGGGCCTTTATCAACCACGAACTGCACCTGCTGGGAATGTCATTAGCCAACCCCTGGCACTGCACCGTCCGTCTCTCACGCCGGAAACTACCCCGGCTGATGAATCACAAACTGGAAACGGTTTACAAACATCTGTTTGGTGAACTGCCGGAAGAGGTGCAGCGTCACCGAGCACTTGATGACGCCCGGATGGCAGCGCGGGTCTGGGTGGAGCTGTTAAAATAG
- the casA gene encoding type I-E CRISPR-associated protein Cse1/CasA yields the protein MNLIKDAWIPVIRAKSGRGVIAPWQIAELDDPVMELAAPRPDFQGAMYQLLIGLLQTGFAPEDFDEWLDYWSKPPDATLLRTRLETLAAAFDFDKPDSPAFMQDYAMPDGEKKGIASLLIESPGGKTVKDNLDHFIKRDAVQHMCKSCAAMALFTLQTNAPSGGVGHRVGLRGGGPLTTLVLPPEQMPLWQTLWLNVLDREDMPEYRQDRVAGVFPWMGPTRTSEKNGAETTPESVHALQAYWGMPRRIRLDFPAKASMGDCDVCDVKNVALVEEYRTRNYGVNYVGNWVHPLTPYRFDPKKEKPPLSLKGQQGGLGYRYWLALTLANDTENGDAAAKIVRRYSEQRATELKIQRTARLWCFGFDMDNMKARCWYDHTFPLFNLAPQQRKKLLQWADDLITVANDVSSLLRKQVKAAWFRRPEDAKGDMNTVSLDFWQRSEPVFYELLDQLAKVSGEQELPPPELYSQWEKMLVSLSLQLFDAWVLEAANEDMDMKRIIAERDGLKRLVYGCKSMKTIKARALPEKEGTDGTKTDVLLS from the coding sequence ATGAATCTTATTAAAGATGCCTGGATACCGGTTATCCGGGCAAAAAGCGGCAGGGGGGTGATTGCCCCTTGGCAGATTGCGGAACTGGACGACCCGGTTATGGAGCTGGCCGCACCCAGACCGGATTTCCAGGGAGCTATGTATCAGTTGCTGATAGGGCTGCTGCAAACAGGATTTGCGCCGGAAGATTTTGATGAATGGCTGGATTACTGGAGCAAACCACCGGATGCAACTTTGCTGCGAACCAGGCTGGAAACGCTGGCAGCTGCCTTTGACTTTGACAAGCCTGATAGCCCCGCATTTATGCAGGATTACGCGATGCCTGATGGTGAGAAAAAGGGTATAGCCTCTTTGTTGATCGAGTCTCCTGGCGGCAAGACGGTCAAGGATAACCTGGATCACTTTATTAAACGGGATGCAGTGCAGCATATGTGTAAGAGTTGTGCGGCCATGGCGCTCTTCACACTCCAGACCAATGCGCCATCGGGTGGCGTCGGGCACCGGGTCGGTTTGCGTGGCGGTGGACCGTTGACAACCCTTGTGCTGCCGCCGGAACAGATGCCGCTATGGCAGACGCTCTGGCTGAATGTCCTTGATCGCGAAGATATGCCGGAATATAGGCAAGATCGGGTCGCCGGGGTATTTCCCTGGATGGGGCCGACTCGTACCTCGGAGAAAAATGGCGCGGAAACTACACCGGAAAGCGTCCATGCGCTTCAGGCCTATTGGGGGATGCCGCGACGGATTCGGCTGGACTTTCCCGCAAAGGCTAGCATGGGTGATTGCGACGTGTGCGATGTCAAAAACGTCGCGCTGGTGGAGGAGTACCGGACGCGTAATTATGGTGTTAATTATGTCGGTAACTGGGTGCATCCACTAACACCTTACCGCTTTGATCCCAAGAAAGAAAAACCGCCTCTGTCGCTGAAAGGGCAGCAGGGTGGGTTGGGATACCGCTATTGGCTCGCCTTGACCCTTGCCAACGACACGGAAAATGGGGACGCAGCTGCCAAGATCGTCAGGCGCTACTCGGAACAACGTGCAACTGAATTGAAAATCCAGCGGACTGCCAGACTTTGGTGCTTCGGTTTCGACATGGACAACATGAAGGCCCGTTGCTGGTATGACCACACCTTTCCGCTCTTTAATCTTGCTCCGCAACAGCGCAAGAAGTTGCTGCAATGGGCTGATGATCTGATTACCGTTGCCAACGACGTCAGCAGTCTCCTGCGCAAACAGGTCAAGGCTGCATGGTTCAGACGCCCTGAGGATGCCAAGGGGGATATGAACACGGTTTCTCTGGATTTCTGGCAGCGGAGCGAACCGGTTTTTTATGAACTGTTGGATCAATTGGCAAAGGTATCGGGAGAGCAGGAGCTACCGCCGCCGGAGTTGTATTCACAGTGGGAAAAAATGCTGGTGTCGCTATCTCTGCAACTCTTCGATGCCTGGGTGCTGGAAGCGGCCAATGAAGATATGGATATGAAGCGAATTATTGCGGAGCGTGATGGACTGAAACGATTGGTGTATGGCTGCAAGTCAATGAAAACAATAAAAGCGAGGGCATTACCGGAAAAGGAGGGAACGGATGGAACGAAAACTGACGTATTACTTTCTTAA
- a CDS encoding CRISPR-associated helicase/endonuclease Cas3 codes for MQPYFQYWGKAEKDGLRYHLLPYHCLDVAAVGWLLFDPEKPLCKRLAKQLEIAPAHLQRWITFFLCLHDIGKFAVVFQGQVTGLSDDLVKPNSRKRYEERHDSLGYCLWRAEDGLRDRLEMEDSCFLSRSNSRHLKLALDIWMQIVTGHHGIPPKTDLHLTNYFDSQDNEAAWQYLLEISRMFVVDEMVAVLSDKTFCTRLKSSSWILAGLVVLADWLGSSRLPDSFCYQEISLDDYWQNNALAFAEMAVEQAQLIPSPVAPYLNIQNLFNFITTPTPLQQWAENVELASGNQLFILEDVTGAGKTEAALILAHRLMANGFADGLYVALPTMATSNAMYERLGKVYRRLYEDDHAPSLVLAHGARHLSEAFRESLSMPEAGESRKYDHDEETIEAVCSAWLADSRKKALLAEVGVGTLDQALLAVLPARHQSLRCLGLARKILIIDEVHAYDPYMNKLLQSLLEYHAAQGGSVIMLSATLPFSMRVEYLCAFCKGAGTEVSVLKKTEQYPLVTHFSSISHLETGLSTRQEVERTVTVALLDTVDNALEHIRQAVEQGQCVCWVRNTVGDAIKTYRLLARQKWLDKERLSLFHSRFAMIDRQRIELETLSLFGKESTAEMRRGRVLIATQVVEQSLDLDFDMMISDLAPIDLLIQRVGREHRHIRDADGTRLEHEGAVDKRETPVFYIFGPSASETPAENWLKAVLPGTQKVYQNVGQLWLTQKLLAKAGKLSMPGDARSLIEGVYSDEAQATIPDSLQTLSDKAEAEAYAKLGIARMNALKLAKGYSRDSAEDSGGWEEETKIPTRLGDDTVRVALVLPDGEMWRPYADSKNFAWDMSMLSVPKNSWLRAKEVIPTDVRSSLEKFKEEVKAVKWIELFPLTTELSSWYDKLMGWGIQKEESADESY; via the coding sequence ATGCAGCCGTATTTTCAATACTGGGGCAAAGCTGAAAAGGACGGTTTGAGGTATCACCTGCTGCCGTATCACTGTCTGGATGTGGCGGCGGTGGGCTGGTTGCTGTTTGATCCTGAAAAGCCACTTTGCAAGCGGCTTGCCAAACAATTGGAGATAGCACCAGCTCACTTGCAACGCTGGATTACCTTTTTTCTCTGCCTCCATGATATCGGTAAATTTGCGGTTGTATTTCAAGGGCAGGTAACTGGTTTATCCGACGACCTGGTCAAGCCTAATAGTCGGAAGAGGTATGAAGAACGCCATGATTCTCTTGGCTACTGCCTGTGGAGGGCAGAAGATGGTCTGCGAGATCGACTTGAGATGGAGGATAGTTGTTTTTTAAGTAGATCTAACTCCAGGCATTTAAAGTTGGCGCTTGATATATGGATGCAAATTGTAACAGGGCATCACGGAATACCGCCAAAAACAGATCTTCACCTAACCAATTATTTTGATTCGCAAGACAATGAGGCTGCCTGGCAGTACCTGCTGGAAATTTCTCGTATGTTTGTTGTTGATGAGATGGTTGCTGTTCTGTCTGATAAGACATTTTGCACACGTCTGAAAAGCTCGTCATGGATTCTGGCCGGTCTCGTGGTGCTGGCGGACTGGCTCGGCTCCAGTCGCCTGCCTGATTCGTTTTGTTATCAGGAAATATCGCTTGATGATTACTGGCAAAACAACGCCTTGGCATTTGCTGAAATGGCTGTTGAACAGGCGCAACTTATCCCTTCCCCCGTCGCTCCCTACCTGAATATACAAAATCTATTCAACTTCATAACAACACCGACACCGTTGCAGCAATGGGCTGAGAATGTCGAACTTGCCTCCGGCAATCAGCTATTCATTCTTGAAGACGTTACCGGCGCAGGTAAGACCGAGGCTGCACTGATTCTGGCGCATCGTCTGATGGCAAACGGCTTTGCCGATGGTCTGTATGTTGCGCTTCCAACCATGGCTACTTCCAATGCCATGTACGAGCGTCTGGGCAAGGTTTACCGGAGACTATATGAGGATGACCATGCGCCATCACTGGTGTTGGCGCATGGAGCCAGACATCTGTCCGAAGCGTTCAGAGAATCGCTTTCCATGCCAGAGGCTGGTGAATCAAGAAAATATGATCATGATGAAGAAACCATAGAGGCGGTTTGCAGTGCCTGGCTGGCAGATAGCCGTAAAAAGGCGCTCTTGGCTGAAGTTGGGGTTGGTACGCTTGACCAGGCGTTGTTGGCGGTTCTCCCTGCCCGGCATCAATCGTTGCGTTGTCTTGGGTTGGCAAGGAAGATCCTGATTATTGATGAAGTACATGCCTATGATCCCTATATGAACAAGTTGCTGCAATCATTGCTGGAATACCACGCTGCTCAAGGGGGTAGCGTCATCATGCTTTCTGCAACTTTGCCGTTTAGCATGCGGGTAGAGTATCTGTGCGCCTTCTGTAAGGGGGCTGGTACAGAAGTGTCGGTATTGAAAAAAACAGAGCAGTATCCGCTTGTTACTCACTTTTCCTCAATCAGTCATCTGGAAACGGGGCTGTCTACCCGGCAGGAGGTGGAGCGTACCGTTACCGTGGCGCTTCTTGATACTGTTGATAACGCTCTGGAACATATAAGGCAGGCGGTGGAGCAGGGACAGTGTGTTTGTTGGGTGCGCAACACGGTTGGCGATGCCATAAAAACTTATCGCCTGCTGGCGCGGCAGAAGTGGTTAGACAAGGAGCGCCTTTCACTTTTTCACAGTCGTTTTGCCATGATTGATCGGCAACGGATCGAGTTGGAAACTTTGAGTCTCTTTGGCAAGGAATCAACCGCTGAGATGCGGCGCGGTCGGGTGCTGATTGCAACCCAAGTGGTGGAGCAGTCGCTGGATTTGGACTTTGATATGATGATTTCTGACCTTGCTCCCATTGATCTGCTTATTCAGCGCGTTGGGCGTGAACACCGGCATATTCGTGATGCAGATGGAACCAGATTGGAGCACGAAGGTGCGGTTGATAAGCGTGAAACGCCGGTTTTTTACATCTTTGGGCCATCGGCAAGCGAGACTCCGGCGGAAAATTGGCTAAAGGCTGTGTTGCCGGGCACACAAAAGGTTTACCAGAATGTTGGGCAATTGTGGCTAACGCAAAAGCTGCTCGCTAAGGCAGGAAAATTGAGTATGCCGGGAGATGCAAGGAGCTTGATTGAGGGCGTTTACAGCGATGAAGCGCAAGCGACTATCCCTGATTCTCTTCAGACATTGAGTGATAAAGCTGAGGCAGAAGCCTACGCAAAGTTGGGCATTGCCCGTATGAACGCCTTGAAGCTTGCCAAAGGGTATTCGAGAGATAGCGCTGAGGATTCAGGTGGGTGGGAAGAGGAAACGAAAATTCCAACACGTCTTGGTGATGACACGGTGCGTGTGGCACTGGTGCTGCCGGATGGGGAAATGTGGCGACCATACGCAGATAGTAAAAATTTTGCTTGGGACATGAGTATGTTGAGTGTGCCTAAAAACAGCTGGCTCAGAGCTAAAGAGGTAATTCCGACGGATGTGCGGAGTTCGCTGGAGAAGTTCAAGGAAGAGGTTAAGGCGGTAAAATGGATCGAACTGTTTCCGCTCACAACGGAGCTTTCGAGCTGGTACGACAAACTGATGGGGTGGGGAATCCAGAAGGAGGAGAGTGCCGATGAATCTTATTAA
- the casB gene encoding type I-E CRISPR-associated protein Cse2/CasB has product MERKLTYYFLKDPAIRVRLLAWRKLIDEKPGERARLRRAESPDDVLLLDAFFNFLQEMPEEWSESAHLPASALIATVLAHANLHEMNQYDSTSFAAQLATAKEGGDKPRMSEIRFQQLQKSHDPTEFCRRLVRAVKMLDRNANLFSLANDILHWMHEYRKGVDRNPQKRLAFCWAADYYRALPKKQSK; this is encoded by the coding sequence ATGGAACGAAAACTGACGTATTACTTTCTTAAAGATCCAGCTATTCGTGTCAGGTTGCTGGCTTGGCGAAAGTTGATTGATGAAAAACCTGGAGAACGCGCCCGACTTCGACGTGCAGAAAGCCCAGATGATGTGTTGCTTTTAGATGCCTTTTTTAACTTTTTGCAGGAAATGCCAGAAGAGTGGTCTGAATCTGCTCATCTGCCAGCTTCAGCGCTAATAGCCACCGTACTGGCGCATGCGAATCTGCATGAGATGAACCAGTATGATTCAACAAGTTTTGCAGCACAATTAGCCACTGCAAAGGAGGGCGGAGATAAACCCCGAATGAGCGAAATCCGTTTTCAGCAGTTACAAAAGAGCCATGATCCCACAGAGTTTTGCCGACGTCTAGTCCGGGCAGTGAAGATGCTTGATCGTAACGCCAACCTATTTTCACTGGCTAATGACATCCTGCACTGGATGCATGAATACCGAAAAGGCGTTGATCGCAACCCGCAAAAACGTCTCGCCTTTTGCTGGGCAGCTGACTACTACCGGGCATTACCCAAAAAACAATCCAAATAA
- the cas6e gene encoding type I-E CRISPR-associated protein Cas6/Cse3/CasE, translating to MYFSRVRIRPDVRDLHLLVSGNGYGAHQLLWKLFPGDEKRSFIFREEVAREQMPFHKGVKGEPVFYLVSGSQPIFDHPIFAVESKAYAPKLVNGEHLAFRLRANPTIARKEEGKKNSSRHDVVMDAQYHLLREIAADMSIATTGDKSKIKNGIFEAWRQLGNAQYIEKKLQGIIAANERHAEVLKTGLKPFELLDWALKAQMDTALETWLAGKCERLGCAMVQDDINRRLKFQAEGYQWHALPRKGKDAGFSSVDFEGEIEVMDAELFTKALFDGIGPAKGFGCGLMLVRRV from the coding sequence ATGTATTTTTCCAGAGTACGCATCAGGCCGGATGTGCGGGATCTTCATCTGTTAGTCAGTGGAAATGGCTATGGAGCACATCAGTTGCTGTGGAAACTCTTTCCGGGTGACGAAAAACGTTCATTTATATTCCGTGAAGAAGTCGCCAGAGAACAGATGCCGTTTCATAAGGGCGTAAAGGGGGAGCCGGTATTTTATCTGGTATCGGGATCACAACCAATATTCGATCATCCTATATTTGCCGTTGAATCTAAAGCATACGCGCCAAAACTCGTTAATGGTGAACACCTTGCCTTTAGGCTGCGCGCCAATCCGACCATTGCCCGCAAGGAAGAGGGCAAGAAAAACTCTTCCCGTCATGATGTTGTGATGGATGCGCAGTATCATCTGTTACGGGAGATTGCCGCTGATATGTCAATTGCAACCACTGGTGATAAATCAAAAATCAAGAACGGTATTTTTGAGGCATGGCGTCAGTTAGGTAATGCACAATATATTGAAAAAAAATTGCAGGGCATCATAGCTGCAAATGAACGTCATGCTGAAGTGCTGAAAACAGGCCTGAAGCCGTTTGAACTGCTTGATTGGGCTCTGAAAGCTCAAATGGATACAGCGCTTGAGACATGGCTTGCCGGAAAGTGTGAGCGACTTGGCTGTGCCATGGTGCAGGATGATATTAACAGGCGCTTGAAGTTCCAGGCAGAGGGGTACCAATGGCATGCTTTGCCCAGAAAAGGGAAAGATGCCGGATTCAGTTCAGTCGATTTTGAAGGTGAAATTGAGGTGATGGACGCGGAGCTGTTTACCAAAGCGTTGTTTGACGGCATCGGCCCGGCCAAAGGCTTCGGCTGCGGGTTGATGCTCGTCAGAAGGGTGTAA
- the cas7e gene encoding type I-E CRISPR-associated protein Cas7/Cse4/CasC has product MSRFVQIHLLTSYPPANLNRDDQGRPKTAKMGGYDRLRVSSQSLKRAWRTSDLFQQALTEHVGTRTKLLGVMAYEKLVAGGVKEKQAKESAQKIAGVFGALKKAKEKDSLVDLEIEQLVHVSPSEIQAIESLLETLISQGRAPEDTELDLLRIQGQSADIAMFGRMLASSPSYNVEAACQVAHAISVHPVVIEDDYFTAVDDLNDGSEDAGAAHIGETGFAAGLFYSYICINRTLLVENLGGDEALVQKSIQALIEAAVKVPPNGKQNSFGSRAYASYVLAEKGDQQPRSLSVAFLKPVTSQGIEGTDFGTAAVDALTTQRQNMDAVYGPCADASCEINVFEGKGTLAELLKFVAE; this is encoded by the coding sequence ATGAGCCGTTTCGTACAAATTCACCTGCTGACATCATATCCCCCTGCCAACCTTAACCGTGACGACCAGGGACGCCCCAAGACCGCAAAGATGGGCGGCTATGATCGGTTGCGCGTTTCGTCCCAGAGCCTGAAACGGGCCTGGAGAACATCTGATTTATTTCAACAAGCGCTGACCGAACATGTTGGGACAAGAACAAAGCTATTGGGTGTAATGGCATACGAAAAACTTGTCGCCGGTGGTGTAAAGGAAAAGCAGGCCAAGGAATCGGCGCAAAAAATCGCCGGGGTTTTTGGAGCGTTGAAAAAAGCCAAAGAGAAGGACTCTCTGGTTGATTTGGAAATTGAGCAGCTTGTACATGTCAGTCCTTCAGAGATTCAGGCCATTGAAAGTCTGTTGGAAACGCTCATATCCCAAGGCCGGGCTCCAGAAGATACAGAGCTTGATCTGTTGCGCATCCAAGGACAGTCTGCTGACATCGCCATGTTCGGTCGCATGCTCGCGTCTTCTCCATCATACAACGTTGAAGCTGCCTGCCAGGTGGCCCATGCTATCAGCGTACATCCGGTGGTGATTGAGGACGATTATTTCACCGCCGTGGACGACCTGAATGACGGCAGCGAAGACGCCGGGGCGGCCCACATTGGTGAAACCGGTTTTGCCGCTGGATTGTTCTATTCCTACATCTGCATCAATCGCACATTGCTGGTGGAAAACCTTGGCGGTGATGAGGCGTTGGTGCAAAAATCCATCCAGGCCTTGATCGAGGCAGCGGTGAAGGTTCCGCCCAACGGTAAGCAGAACAGCTTTGGCAGCCGTGCCTATGCCAGTTATGTTCTGGCTGAAAAGGGGGATCAGCAGCCACGTTCTCTGTCGGTGGCATTTCTCAAGCCGGTTACCAGCCAGGGGATTGAAGGTACTGACTTCGGCACAGCAGCGGTGGATGCCCTGACCACTCAGCGTCAAAACATGGATGCCGTCTATGGCCCGTGTGCCGATGCATCATGCGAGATCAATGTGTTTGAAGGTAAAGGAACCTTGGCAGAACTCTTGAAATTTGTGGCCGAATAG
- the cas5e gene encoding type I-E CRISPR-associated protein Cas5/CasD, producing the protein MKYLLFRLYGPLASWGEIAVGESRHSAVYPGKSALLGLIAAALGIRRDEEQRQAALASGYRFAVKVISTGHPLRDYHTAQAPDSVGKFVYRTRRDELVLGKERLGTILSSREYRCDAFSLVAVVAEDDAPYSLDEIREALMKPRFHLYLGRKSCPVAAPLNPLVRDAVGFGDALDSYPYGALFVSSWLMKTAQKEIVEGGKLAEVPSLAKFSREDETVFAYNKQPVRYYWEGDAGDLVSQQSLTRHDQPLSRNRWQFSQRTEYLCLRKEEC; encoded by the coding sequence ATGAAATATCTTCTGTTTCGCCTGTATGGCCCTTTGGCCAGCTGGGGTGAAATTGCGGTGGGGGAATCCCGACATTCCGCAGTTTATCCCGGCAAATCGGCCCTGCTGGGGCTGATTGCGGCGGCGCTCGGTATCCGTAGAGACGAAGAACAGCGTCAAGCAGCCTTGGCTAGCGGATACCGCTTTGCTGTCAAGGTTATCAGTACCGGTCATCCTCTCCGGGATTACCATACCGCCCAGGCCCCTGATTCGGTCGGAAAATTTGTCTATCGTACCCGTCGTGACGAGCTGGTGCTAGGCAAGGAACGACTTGGCACCATCCTTTCCAGCCGTGAATACCGCTGTGATGCGTTCTCTCTGGTGGCGGTCGTGGCTGAAGATGACGCGCCGTATTCGTTGGATGAAATCCGGGAGGCGTTGATGAAACCACGCTTTCATCTTTATCTTGGTCGTAAATCCTGTCCTGTGGCAGCGCCGCTGAATCCTCTTGTGCGGGATGCAGTTGGTTTTGGCGATGCCTTGGACAGCTATCCCTATGGTGCCCTGTTTGTTTCAAGCTGGCTGATGAAGACAGCGCAAAAAGAAATCGTGGAAGGTGGAAAACTGGCTGAAGTACCATCGCTGGCGAAGTTCTCAAGGGAAGACGAAACTGTTTTTGCCTATAACAAACAGCCGGTGCGTTATTACTGGGAAGGAGATGCCGGAGACCTTGTGTCACAGCAATCTTTAACCCGCCATGACCAGCCGCTTTCCCGCAACAGGTGGCAATTCAGCCAGCGCACTGAGTACCTATGCCTGAGAAAGGAGGAATGCTGA
- the cas1e gene encoding type I-E CRISPR-associated endonuclease Cas1e, translating to MTLPILPPLKPLPIKDRISVVYVERGNLDVIDGAFVVVDATGVRTHIPIGMVACLMLEPGARVSHAAVVLAARVGCLLVWIGEAGVRLYAAGQPGGARSDRLLYQAKLALDDSARLKVVRKMYALRFKEEPPERRSVEQLRGIEGVRVRKMYELLARQYGVEWKRRNYDHTEWESGDLPNRCLSSATACIYGICEAAILAAGYAPAVGFIHTGKPQSFVYDIADIFKFETVVPVAFRIAAKKPRDPEREVRLACRDAFRQSKLLDKIIPTIEEVLAAGELERPKAHEEAVEIAIPNKDGLGDPGLRG from the coding sequence ATGACCTTACCTATCCTGCCACCATTAAAGCCGCTGCCGATCAAAGACCGTATTTCTGTGGTCTATGTGGAGCGGGGCAACCTTGATGTTATCGACGGCGCTTTTGTGGTGGTGGATGCAACCGGCGTCCGCACCCATATTCCCATCGGCATGGTTGCCTGTTTGATGCTTGAACCGGGTGCGCGGGTTTCCCATGCTGCGGTGGTGCTGGCAGCGCGGGTAGGCTGCCTGCTGGTCTGGATCGGTGAGGCCGGGGTACGGCTGTACGCTGCCGGTCAGCCGGGCGGGGCGCGGTCGGATCGGCTGTTGTATCAGGCCAAGCTGGCCTTGGATGATTCAGCCCGTTTGAAGGTGGTGCGCAAGATGTACGCTCTGCGGTTTAAGGAAGAACCGCCGGAGCGGCGCAGTGTGGAACAGTTGCGCGGCATTGAAGGGGTACGGGTCCGCAAGATGTATGAACTGCTGGCCCGGCAGTACGGGGTGGAGTGGAAGCGCCGAAACTATGATCATACCGAATGGGAGAGCGGCGATCTGCCCAATCGCTGTCTGTCGTCCGCCACGGCCTGTATTTATGGTATCTGCGAGGCAGCGATACTGGCAGCAGGCTATGCACCGGCAGTAGGCTTTATCCATACCGGTAAACCGCAATCGTTTGTGTATGATATTGCTGATATCTTCAAGTTTGAGACGGTTGTGCCGGTGGCCTTCCGTATCGCTGCCAAAAAGCCCCGTGATCCTGAGCGTGAAGTACGTCTGGCCTGTCGTGATGCCTTCCGGCAGAGCAAGCTGCTGGACAAGATTATCCCCACCATTGAAGAGGTATTGGCAGCAGGAGAGCTGGAGCGGCCAAAGGCCCACGAAGAGGCGGTGGAGATCGCTATTCCCAACAAAGATGGGCTGGGTGATCCGGGGTTAAGAGGCTAA
- a CDS encoding type II toxin-antitoxin system PemK/MazF family toxin produces the protein MELKQYHVYLVNLDPTIGHEIQKTRPCLIISPDEMNRHLQTVMIAPMTTKSHNYPSRVSLAFTGKQAWIVLDQIRTVDRRRLVKELGKITTQQAQNVKAVLKEMLVD, from the coding sequence GTGGAGCTGAAACAATACCATGTGTATCTGGTGAATCTTGACCCAACCATTGGACATGAAATTCAAAAGACACGGCCCTGTCTGATTATCTCTCCTGATGAGATGAACCGGCATCTGCAAACGGTTATGATTGCCCCCATGACCACCAAATCCCATAACTACCCAAGCCGTGTATCGCTTGCCTTTACCGGTAAACAAGCATGGATTGTGCTTGACCAGATTCGCACGGTGGACCGTAGGCGGCTGGTGAAAGAACTGGGTAAGATAACCACCCAGCAGGCTCAGAACGTAAAAGCTGTGCTCAAAGAAATGTTGGTTGATTAA
- a CDS encoding AbrB/MazE/SpoVT family DNA-binding domain-containing protein, with amino-acid sequence MLAQLVSIGNSKGIRIPAALLRQYGLSDTVELLPGKDEITIRPVKAKPREGWDQSFAAMHATGDDALLIDEMLDQEDWEWS; translated from the coding sequence ATGCTTGCACAATTGGTTTCCATAGGTAATTCAAAGGGCATACGGATACCTGCGGCGTTGCTGCGTCAATACGGTTTAAGCGACACGGTTGAGCTGTTGCCGGGCAAAGATGAGATTACTATTCGTCCGGTAAAAGCTAAGCCCCGCGAAGGCTGGGATCAGTCCTTTGCTGCCATGCATGCCACCGGAGATGATGCGCTGCTGATTGACGAAATGCTTGATCAGGAGGACTGGGAGTGGAGCTGA
- the cas2e gene encoding type I-E CRISPR-associated endoribonuclease Cas2e — MLVIVTENVPPRLRGRLGLWLVEVRAGVYVGDVSRRVREMIWDNLEKGVEDGNAVMAWTSNNESGFDFLTLGTNRRIPVEMDGIKLVSFLPEGNQAA; from the coding sequence ATGCTGGTCATCGTAACTGAAAACGTGCCGCCCAGATTACGCGGCAGGCTGGGGCTCTGGCTGGTAGAGGTGCGGGCCGGGGTCTATGTGGGGGATGTCTCTCGCAGGGTGCGTGAGATGATCTGGGACAACCTGGAAAAAGGCGTTGAAGACGGTAACGCCGTAATGGCCTGGACATCCAACAACGAGTCAGGCTTTGATTTTCTAACCTTGGGCACAAACCGGCGGATACCGGTGGAAATGGACGGTATCAAGCTGGTTTCGTTTCTACCGGAGGGGAACCAGGCCGCTTGA
- a CDS encoding endonuclease domain-containing protein: MQYLCNDPALKERRRELRRNQTDAELALWERLRNKRFYGLKFFRQYGFGPYILDFYCPVLKCAVELDGAQHAEEDVKMYDAQRTDFLRSHGIEVVRFWNSEVLSNIDGVLEKLTPPSLPLG, encoded by the coding sequence GTGCAATATCTGTGTAATGATCCTGCCCTGAAAGAACGACGCAGGGAGCTGAGGCGCAATCAAACTGATGCCGAGCTGGCGTTGTGGGAACGTTTGCGTAACAAGCGTTTTTACGGTTTGAAGTTCTTCCGGCAATACGGATTTGGTCCGTATATTCTCGACTTTTACTGCCCTGTTCTTAAATGTGCCGTTGAGCTTGATGGTGCGCAGCATGCTGAAGAGGATGTGAAAATGTACGACGCTCAACGGACAGACTTTCTGCGTAGCCATGGGATTGAAGTCGTAAGATTTTGGAATAGTGAAGTTCTATCCAATATTGACGGGGTACTGGAAAAGCTAACCCCTCCCAGCCTCCCCTTGGGGTAA